The Solibacillus daqui genome has a segment encoding these proteins:
- a CDS encoding DinB family protein yields MSNLVNDNLYETRNNLVKEITSLSYNQFNGRPGMNMWSIAQVCHHLVLVEQATIKAIAWGLKKVDNTQKERKNIHLMLDRTKKFKAPEIVEPDVEPFEVQSIIDLLNDSRKKFFTFLNTIEDKSILTEKSFKHPSLGELPLDQWIEQIYLHEQRHTEQIKEIKLLLDVRN; encoded by the coding sequence ATGAGTAATTTAGTAAATGACAATCTGTATGAAACGAGAAATAACTTAGTAAAGGAGATTACTTCATTAAGTTATAATCAATTTAATGGTAGACCTGGTATGAATATGTGGAGTATAGCACAAGTTTGTCATCACTTAGTTTTAGTGGAACAGGCCACAATAAAGGCTATTGCATGGGGGTTAAAAAAGGTTGACAATACTCAAAAAGAACGTAAAAACATTCATCTTATGTTGGATCGAACGAAAAAGTTTAAAGCTCCCGAAATCGTTGAACCAGATGTAGAACCATTTGAAGTTCAGTCAATTATTGATTTGTTAAATGATTCGAGAAAAAAATTTTTTACTTTCCTCAATACAATAGAGGATAAATCGATATTGACGGAAAAATCATTTAAGCATCCTTCCTTAGGTGAATTACCACTTGACCAATGGATTGAACAGATATATTTACATGAACAACGACACACAGAACAAATAAAAGAGATAAAATTACTTTTAGATGTGAGGAACTAA
- a CDS encoding YjcZ family sporulation protein — translation MDYSGYGNCYGGYNSYSKNNGSTFVLIVVLFILLIIVGATFMHGNY, via the coding sequence ATGGACTACTCAGGATATGGTAATTGCTATGGAGGATACAACAGTTATAGCAAGAACAATGGTTCAACATTCGTTCTAATTGTCGTCCTTTTCATACTTCTAATTATTGTTGGTGCTACTTTCATGCATGGCAATTATTAA
- a CDS encoding XtrA/YqaO family protein — translation MRTQELKINADGRLITDIMELPYSCVIILSQGKAKVAELPALAETNIVTHQGQVKRIRWDEDEEY, via the coding sequence ATGAGAACGCAAGAACTAAAAATAAATGCCGATGGGAGACTAATTACTGATATAATGGAATTGCCTTACAGTTGTGTGATTATATTGTCGCAAGGTAAAGCTAAAGTCGCCGAGCTTCCCGCATTAGCCGAAACCAATATCGTCACACATCAAGGGCAGGTGAAAAGAATTAGATGGGACGAGGATGAGGAGTATTGA
- a CDS encoding XtrA/YqaO family protein: MRMQELEINVDGKLLVDIMELPDSCVIVLSKGKAKVAELPAFAETKIVTHQGQVKRIRWDEGEEFKLRINFMAISLALFFIVEPFFLKCILILFFIIILFEEELIDIFDKLSEDRKIKNLALLTLAIILVTTGVISNVLLNVYLIFHNKIYKFEEILVAKLSEYNVYISRDIPFLIQLIVIALLTLILSIYILKVIRRILNRNLIRLFKGNILSETNIKVKDYFSILVFWFALIPTAIGAFLDINIYNESVKQFVWVIVIVGISYTIAILDKFKYE, encoded by the coding sequence ATGAGAATGCAAGAATTGGAAATAAACGTTGATGGGAAGCTTTTGGTTGATATAATGGAATTACCTGATAGCTGTGTGATTGTTTTGTCAAAGGGTAAAGCCAAAGTCGCCGAGCTTCCTGCTTTTGCCGAAACCAAAATCGTCACACATCAAGGGCAGGTGAAACGAATTAGATGGGACGAGGGTGAGGAGTTTAAATTGAGAATAAACTTTATGGCAATTTCACTAGCTTTATTTTTCATTGTAGAACCATTTTTTTTAAAATGTATATTAATTTTATTTTTTATAATAATATTATTTGAGGAGGAGCTGATTGATATTTTTGATAAATTAAGCGAAGACAGAAAAATTAAAAACCTAGCTCTACTAACACTTGCAATAATATTGGTTACAACCGGAGTAATAAGTAATGTGCTACTGAATGTGTATTTAATATTCCATAATAAAATTTATAAATTTGAGGAAATACTAGTAGCCAAGTTAAGTGAATATAATGTATATATTAGTCGTGATATACCTTTTTTAATTCAACTAATAGTAATAGCATTACTAACGCTTATTCTAAGTATATATATATTAAAAGTTATAAGGAGAATATTAAATAGAAATTTAATTAGACTCTTTAAAGGTAACATACTTTCAGAAACAAATATTAAGGTGAAAGATTACTTTTCAATTCTAGTATTTTGGTTTGCATTAATACCTACTGCTATAGGCGCATTTTTAGACATTAACATATACAATGAATCAGTCAAGCAATTTGTCTGGGTGATTGTAATTGTAGGTATTTCATATACTATTGCTATTTTAGATAAATTTAAGTATGAATAA
- a CDS encoding site-specific integrase, whose product MEPSLIPQLLEYIYRRNYTYGLFFETLFESGMRKGECAGLRLDDINWRENKLIVDETLEFQPDNNAELLGSTKNYSSTREITMRESYMRKLKTYVKYRTEQKMLVGELYHHELNLMFARDDGTPLPKATLWNVFKSAMDHIGHEPLPIHSTRHTHVAMLIEANWDMKSIADRLGHSSPVTTLNTYAHISNKVAEKSMGSFEKYMEKLGQ is encoded by the coding sequence ATTGAGCCTTCACTTATTCCGCAGTTACTTGAGTACATTTATCGTAGAAATTACACGTATGGTCTCTTTTTTGAAACACTTTTTGAAAGTGGCATGCGTAAAGGTGAATGCGCTGGGCTTCGTTTAGATGATATTAATTGGCGTGAAAATAAGCTAATCGTAGATGAAACACTCGAATTTCAGCCAGATAACAATGCTGAATTATTAGGCAGTACTAAAAACTATAGCTCTACGCGTGAAATTACTATGCGTGAAAGTTACATGCGCAAGCTCAAAACCTACGTAAAATATCGTACAGAGCAAAAAATGCTTGTAGGTGAACTTTATCATCATGAGTTAAATCTAATGTTTGCTAGAGATGATGGTACTCCCCTTCCAAAAGCAACATTGTGGAACGTGTTTAAATCCGCTATGGATCATATTGGACATGAACCTCTCCCTATTCACTCAACAAGGCATACGCACGTTGCTATGCTTATTGAAGCGAACTGGGATATGAAATCTATTGCAGATCGTTTAGGACATAGTTCACCTGTAACAACATTGAATACTTATGCACATATTTCGAATAAAGTTGCAGAAAAAAGTATGGGTAGTTTCGAAAAATACATGGAAAAATTGGGGCAATAA
- the glnA gene encoding type I glutamate--ammonia ligase, producing the protein MGKYTKEDIKRLVQEEEVKFIRLQFTDILGTIKNVEIPVSQLDKALDNKMMFDGSSIEGFVRIEESDMYLYPDYDSFMIFPWTAEKGKVARFICDIYNPNGTPFAGDPRNNLKRVLKEMEEMGFTNFNLGPEPEFFLFKLDAKGEPTLEVNDNGGYFDLAPTDLGENCRRDIVLELEEMGFEIEASHHEVAPGQHEIDFKYADAITACDNIQTFKLVVKTIARKHGLHATFMPKPLFGEAGSGMHFNVSLFKGKENSFYDESTTLGLSETAMQFMAGVLKHVQGFTAITNPTVNSYKRLVPGYEAPCYVAWSAQNRSPLIRIPSSRGISTRVEVRSVDPSANPYLAMAVILEAGLEGIRQSLTPPPAINRNIYVMSEEERQANGIDNLPAALDDALGLLAKDEVVQRALGGHIYANFKEAKEIEFEMYRSTVHQWERDQYMKMY; encoded by the coding sequence GTGGGTAAGTACACAAAAGAAGATATTAAACGTCTCGTACAAGAAGAAGAAGTAAAATTTATTCGTTTACAGTTCACGGACATCTTAGGAACAATTAAAAACGTAGAAATTCCAGTAAGCCAATTAGATAAAGCATTAGACAATAAAATGATGTTTGATGGTTCTTCAATTGAGGGCTTTGTACGTATCGAAGAATCTGACATGTACTTATATCCTGATTATGATTCGTTTATGATTTTCCCATGGACAGCAGAAAAAGGTAAAGTAGCACGTTTTATTTGTGATATTTACAATCCTAATGGTACGCCATTTGCTGGTGACCCACGTAACAACTTAAAGCGTGTGTTAAAAGAAATGGAAGAAATGGGCTTCACTAATTTCAACTTAGGACCAGAGCCTGAATTCTTCTTATTCAAATTAGATGCAAAAGGTGAACCAACGTTAGAAGTAAATGACAACGGTGGATACTTCGACTTAGCACCTACAGACTTAGGTGAAAACTGCCGTCGTGATATCGTATTAGAGCTTGAAGAAATGGGCTTTGAAATTGAAGCTTCTCACCATGAAGTGGCACCAGGACAACACGAAATTGACTTTAAATATGCAGATGCTATCACAGCTTGTGACAACATCCAAACATTTAAATTAGTAGTAAAAACAATTGCTCGTAAGCACGGTTTACACGCTACATTCATGCCAAAGCCATTATTTGGCGAAGCAGGATCAGGAATGCACTTTAACGTATCGTTATTTAAAGGAAAAGAAAATTCATTCTATGATGAATCAACTACGCTTGGCTTATCAGAAACAGCTATGCAATTCATGGCTGGTGTGTTAAAGCACGTACAAGGCTTTACAGCGATTACAAACCCAACTGTAAACTCTTACAAACGTTTAGTACCAGGTTATGAAGCACCATGTTACGTAGCTTGGTCTGCACAAAACCGTTCGCCACTAATTCGTATCCCATCTTCTCGTGGTATATCTACACGTGTAGAAGTACGTTCTGTGGATCCATCTGCTAACCCATATTTAGCGATGGCTGTAATTTTAGAAGCTGGTTTAGAGGGGATTCGTCAATCGTTAACGCCACCACCAGCAATCAACCGTAACATTTATGTAATGAGCGAAGAGGAACGTCAAGCTAATGGTATCGATAACTTACCAGCAGCATTAGACGATGCACTTGGCCTACTTGCTAAAGATGAAGTTGTTCAACGCGCTTTGGGTGGACACATTTATGCGAACTTTAAAGAGGCAAAAGAAATCGAGTTCGAGATGTACCGTTCAACAGTACACCAATGGGAACGCGACCAATATATGAAAATGTATTAA
- a CDS encoding MerR family transcriptional regulator: MSSEIRRSMPLLSISIVMQLTDLTARQIRYYEEHDLIQPHRTEGNRRMFSLNDVDKLLEIKDMLEQGVNMAGIKKLFAMKNNPALQQANKDISDTELRKILREEMRQAQRMQKSSIRQGDLSRFYQ, translated from the coding sequence ATGAGTAGCGAAATTCGACGTTCAATGCCACTATTATCTATTAGCATCGTAATGCAACTAACAGATCTTACGGCACGCCAAATTCGATATTATGAAGAACATGATTTAATTCAGCCACACCGTACAGAGGGAAATCGACGTATGTTCTCACTGAATGATGTCGATAAATTATTGGAAATCAAAGATATGCTAGAGCAAGGTGTCAATATGGCAGGTATTAAAAAACTATTTGCGATGAAAAATAACCCTGCACTACAGCAAGCGAACAAAGATATCTCGGATACAGAATTACGAAAAATATTACGTGAAGAAATGCGTCAAGCACAGCGTATGCAAAAATCATCTATCCGACAAGGGGATTTATCACGTTTTTATCAATAA
- a CDS encoding aminotransferase class I/II-fold pyridoxal phosphate-dependent enzyme gives MAFQSILTNETIELATLVEEKVRQYHTAVDDRAFFNQQKVLAAFRNHQVSDFHLHPSTGYGYDDEGRDNLERVYAEVFGAEAAIVRQQIISGTHAITLSLFGVLRPGDELLYITGKPYDTLQSIVDGGDKDTGSLKDYKIGYSHVDLIDNKDIDWDGVKAQVTENTKMIAIQRSKGYATRPSFTIAAIADMVKQIREIAPQAVIFVDNCYGEFVEELEPTEVGADLMAGSLIKNPGGGFAKIGGYIAGRADLVEKCAYRMTSPGIGAEAGASLNTLADFYQGFFMAPHIVAQSLKGAIFTSAMLEEVGMSTSPHFTETRTDLIQSVSFQTAEQMVAFCREIQAASPINAHFAPEPAYMPGYEDDVIMAAGTFVQGSSIELTADGPIRPPYTAFIQGGLTYEHVKYAICAAVQKLK, from the coding sequence ATGGCATTTCAATCAATTTTAACGAACGAAACAATCGAACTTGCAACGCTTGTCGAAGAAAAGGTTCGTCAATATCATACAGCGGTAGATGACCGCGCTTTTTTTAACCAACAAAAAGTATTAGCTGCATTTCGAAATCATCAAGTAAGTGATTTTCACCTACATCCTTCAACGGGCTACGGATATGATGATGAAGGTCGGGATAATCTAGAGCGTGTATATGCGGAAGTTTTCGGTGCAGAGGCAGCGATAGTGCGTCAACAAATAATTTCAGGTACGCATGCTATTACGTTAAGTTTATTTGGGGTGCTACGTCCTGGTGACGAGCTATTATACATCACAGGAAAACCGTATGATACATTACAGTCAATTGTTGATGGTGGAGACAAAGATACGGGTTCATTAAAAGATTATAAGATTGGTTATAGTCATGTTGATTTAATTGATAATAAAGACATTGATTGGGACGGCGTTAAAGCACAAGTAACAGAAAATACAAAAATGATTGCGATTCAGCGTTCAAAAGGCTATGCAACACGTCCTTCGTTTACAATTGCAGCAATTGCAGATATGGTAAAGCAAATACGGGAAATCGCACCACAGGCAGTTATCTTTGTGGATAATTGTTATGGTGAGTTCGTAGAGGAATTAGAGCCAACTGAAGTAGGCGCGGATTTAATGGCAGGATCGTTAATTAAAAACCCAGGTGGTGGCTTTGCGAAAATCGGTGGCTATATTGCAGGGCGTGCGGATTTAGTAGAAAAATGTGCATACCGTATGACATCGCCAGGAATTGGTGCAGAGGCGGGGGCATCATTAAATACATTGGCAGACTTTTATCAGGGCTTTTTTATGGCACCACACATCGTCGCGCAAAGCTTAAAAGGTGCAATTTTCACATCAGCTATGTTAGAGGAAGTTGGTATGTCAACATCGCCGCATTTCACTGAAACGCGTACGGATTTAATTCAATCGGTGTCATTCCAAACGGCAGAGCAAATGGTCGCTTTTTGTCGTGAAATTCAAGCAGCTTCACCAATTAACGCTCACTTTGCACCAGAGCCAGCTTATATGCCGGGTTATGAGGATGATGTAATTATGGCGGCAGGTACGTTTGTTCAAGGGTCCAGTATTGAATTGACGGCAGATGGTCCTATTCGTCCGCCCTATACAGCCTTTATACAAGGTGGCTTAACATATGAGCATGTGAAATATGCAATTTGTGCAGCCGTACAAAAATTGAAATAA
- a CDS encoding trimeric intracellular cation channel family protein, with protein sequence MAWDVFSVIGTIAFAISGAIVAMEEEYDLFGVYILGIVTAFGGGAIRNLLIGLPVSTLWSQEMMFQIALAAITIFFLMPHHLIKHWNRWGNLTDAIGLSAFAIQGAMHAVHLELPLAATIVAAVLTGAGGGIVRDLLAGRRPIVLRHEIYGVWAACAGLLIGLEIFKGDFFLYSLFIVITVLRIFSYTRSWSLPIRKLQYSK encoded by the coding sequence TTGGCTTGGGATGTGTTTAGCGTTATTGGCACTATTGCCTTTGCTATTTCCGGTGCGATTGTCGCAATGGAAGAGGAATATGATTTATTTGGCGTATATATTTTAGGGATTGTGACCGCTTTCGGTGGTGGTGCAATTCGAAATTTACTTATTGGTTTACCAGTCTCAACATTGTGGAGCCAGGAAATGATGTTTCAAATTGCGTTAGCAGCGATTACGATTTTCTTTTTAATGCCTCATCATTTAATAAAACATTGGAATCGTTGGGGAAATTTAACTGATGCCATTGGGTTGTCGGCATTTGCAATACAAGGTGCCATGCATGCGGTTCATTTAGAATTACCACTTGCTGCAACCATTGTTGCTGCGGTATTAACGGGTGCTGGCGGCGGTATTGTACGTGATTTACTCGCTGGAAGACGTCCGATTGTTTTACGCCATGAAATATACGGTGTATGGGCTGCATGTGCCGGACTGTTAATTGGACTTGAAATTTTTAAAGGCGATTTCTTTTTATATAGCTTATTTATAGTCATTACAGTTTTACGTATTTTCTCCTATACACGTAGTTGGAGCTTACCTATACGCAAACTGCAATATTCGAAGTAA
- a CDS encoding rhodanese-like domain-containing protein, producing MKTMTTDELLNLLDANEDLNVIDVREDFEVEQGMIPGAVHIPLGSIPEHTGELDASKPYILVCKGGVRSANACEYLASQGFDVTNLEGGMMAYDGELEFK from the coding sequence ATGAAAACAATGACAACGGATGAGTTATTAAACCTATTAGATGCAAACGAAGATTTAAATGTTATTGACGTTCGCGAAGATTTTGAAGTAGAGCAAGGGATGATTCCAGGTGCTGTACATATTCCACTAGGATCAATTCCAGAGCACACAGGTGAGTTAGACGCTTCAAAACCATATATTTTAGTATGTAAAGGCGGCGTACGCAGTGCAAATGCTTGCGAATACTTAGCTTCTCAAGGTTTCGATGTGACAAACCTTGAAGGCGGTATGATGGCATACGACGGCGAATTAGAATTTAAATAA
- the hfq gene encoding RNA chaperone Hfq — MTKSINLQDTFLNNIRKNNIFVTVFLLNGFQLKGQVKSYDNFTVLLETEGKQQLIYKHAISTFVPSKNIALSEDE, encoded by the coding sequence ATGACAAAATCGATAAATTTACAAGATACATTTTTAAACAATATACGTAAAAATAATATTTTTGTTACAGTTTTTTTATTAAATGGTTTTCAATTAAAGGGCCAAGTAAAATCCTATGACAACTTTACCGTCTTATTAGAAACAGAGGGAAAGCAACAGCTTATTTATAAGCATGCAATTTCAACTTTCGTTCCTTCAAAAAATATTGCATTATCAGAAGATGAATAA
- the miaA gene encoding tRNA (adenosine(37)-N6)-dimethylallyltransferase MiaA has translation MNKKIDVVAIIGPTASGKTALSIRLAKEFDGEIINGDSMQIYRHMNIGTAKITPEEMDGVPHHLLDIKEPTESFSVAEYQLLVREKIEEIQSRGKMPILVGGTGLYVQSVLYDFQFAKQEVNEEAREAYYKELELLGPEEMHEKLTQIDPAAAAEIHPNNTRRVIRALEMAELAGVSRAAEQFNRGDVALYNHLIIGMDMDREKLYERINLRVDLMMDAGLLDEVRALYDAGIRDVQAIKAIGYKEFYAYFDGNVTLEEAIEQVKQNSRRYAKRQLTYFRNKMEIKWIGKDYNEIKKIL, from the coding sequence ATGAATAAAAAAATTGATGTAGTGGCCATTATTGGTCCAACCGCATCTGGCAAAACAGCGTTAAGTATTCGTCTTGCAAAGGAATTTGATGGAGAAATCATTAATGGAGATTCCATGCAAATTTACCGTCATATGAATATCGGTACGGCGAAAATTACTCCTGAAGAAATGGATGGTGTGCCGCATCATCTACTTGATATTAAAGAACCGACAGAAAGTTTTTCGGTAGCGGAATATCAATTATTAGTACGTGAAAAAATCGAGGAAATTCAGTCGCGTGGGAAAATGCCAATTTTAGTAGGTGGAACAGGGCTTTATGTACAATCGGTATTGTATGACTTCCAATTTGCGAAACAAGAAGTAAATGAAGAAGCGCGTGAAGCATACTATAAAGAGCTTGAACTACTTGGACCAGAAGAAATGCATGAAAAATTAACACAAATCGACCCTGCAGCGGCGGCAGAAATCCATCCGAATAATACGCGCCGTGTCATTCGTGCATTAGAAATGGCGGAGCTTGCAGGGGTATCGCGTGCAGCGGAACAATTCAATCGAGGCGATGTAGCGCTCTACAACCATTTGATTATCGGTATGGATATGGACCGTGAAAAATTATATGAGCGCATTAATTTACGTGTTGATTTAATGATGGATGCAGGTTTACTAGATGAAGTTCGTGCGCTTTATGATGCAGGAATTCGCGACGTGCAAGCAATTAAAGCGATTGGCTATAAAGAATTTTACGCGTATTTTGATGGGAATGTGACATTAGAAGAAGCGATTGAACAAGTTAAACAAAACTCACGTCGTTATGCCAAACGCCAATTAACATATTTCCGCAATAAAATGGAAATCAAATGGATTGGTAAAGATTATAATGAAATTAAAAAAATATTGTAA
- a CDS encoding alpha/beta hydrolase, whose translation MEKNTFYVTMSDGYDIFVRTFKPQHPKKHIHILHGMAEHSERYEPFAEVLCAQGYYVTTHDHRGHGYTAANNGILGYFDLENGFERVVEDVREILEQLKLQDLGKPILFGHSMGSFIARRFTQKYSVEIERLILSGTGSSSLMHKAGHVLASQLVHLKGPAEPSKLMNQLSFGTFNAQVPNPKTEFDWLTSDHTEVQKYINDPFCGFVSTNQFYADLTGAMATLDNHSGNVSIRPNLKILLVSGTHDPVGEKQAKGVLKVGKQLVDAGVEHVKVQLFEGMRHEILNEIGKEKVYESIIRWLEHE comes from the coding sequence ATGGAGAAAAATACATTTTATGTAACAATGTCAGATGGTTACGATATTTTTGTACGAACATTTAAACCGCAACATCCGAAAAAGCATATCCATATTTTACATGGGATGGCTGAGCATAGTGAACGCTATGAGCCGTTTGCGGAAGTGCTATGTGCGCAAGGATACTATGTCACGACACATGATCATCGTGGACATGGTTACACCGCTGCGAATAATGGTATACTTGGTTATTTTGATTTGGAAAATGGATTTGAAAGGGTAGTAGAAGACGTACGGGAAATTTTAGAACAGCTTAAATTACAGGATCTAGGCAAGCCCATTTTATTTGGGCATAGTATGGGCTCATTTATCGCGCGTCGTTTCACACAAAAGTATAGCGTGGAAATAGAGCGTCTTATTTTAAGTGGAACAGGCTCATCGTCTCTCATGCATAAAGCCGGTCATGTACTTGCAAGTCAACTTGTACATTTAAAGGGACCGGCAGAACCAAGTAAATTAATGAATCAATTAAGCTTTGGTACCTTTAATGCACAAGTGCCAAATCCAAAAACTGAATTTGATTGGCTAACGTCTGACCATACTGAAGTGCAAAAGTATATCAACGACCCTTTTTGTGGCTTTGTATCAACGAATCAATTTTATGCCGATTTAACAGGTGCGATGGCAACGCTTGACAATCATTCTGGCAATGTGAGTATTCGTCCTAATTTGAAAATATTACTAGTTAGTGGAACGCATGACCCGGTAGGTGAAAAACAAGCGAAAGGTGTACTAAAGGTAGGGAAACAATTAGTAGATGCTGGTGTTGAACATGTGAAGGTTCAACTGTTTGAAGGTATGCGCCATGAAATTTTAAATGAAATTGGAAAAGAAAAAGTTTATGAAAGTATTATACGGTGGTTAGAACATGAATAA
- the mutL gene encoding DNA mismatch repair endonuclease MutL has protein sequence MGKIQIMDEWLSNKIAAGEVVERPSSVVKELVENAIDAGSTSLEIFLEEAGLSSIQVVDNGSGMDEEDALLSFSRHATSKIEKEQDLFRIRTLGFRGEALASIASVSKLTLRTSDGNGGVHLYLEGGHLKEHKPTALRRGTDITVAHLFYNTPARLKYLKTIQTELGHTIDFVNRIALGYPEVAIKLVHNGQTLLQTNGRGQVQQVLAAIYGVHNAKKMLAFEGSNNDYKIHGFASLPEVTRASKNYISLFVNGRWVKHFVIQKAITDAYHTYLPIERFPIVLLYVEGDPQLTDVNVHPAKHQVRLSKEPELLKLIEDTIRASIRDVIRIPLAEKKEKPVRVPNEQLNIWNPQKASKPTFDASKMNSIVERLSSEPIVIKEPYAPAPTKQPSAIEQSMQEPITKSFIEETDPPLNVQPDFEESLKVEELPEKEKLHFPQVEIVGQIHGTYIVAQMEDGFYLIDQHAAQERIKYEFFRDKVGEVNVNERQALLMPLTFHYSADEALRLKESKHELEEVGVFLEEFGHSSFVVREYPTWFPKGEEQEIIEELIEQVLNASKADIKKLREDAAIMMSCKKSIKANHYLDKQQMQRLIEDLRKADNPFTCPHGRPVLIHFTSYEVEKMFKRVM, from the coding sequence ATGGGAAAAATTCAAATTATGGACGAATGGCTATCGAATAAAATTGCGGCCGGTGAAGTAGTAGAACGCCCATCATCAGTTGTTAAAGAGCTTGTAGAAAACGCGATTGATGCAGGCAGTACGTCACTTGAAATTTTTCTTGAAGAAGCGGGTCTTAGCTCTATTCAAGTGGTTGATAATGGCAGTGGCATGGACGAAGAAGATGCGCTTTTATCTTTTTCTCGACATGCTACATCCAAAATTGAAAAAGAACAGGATTTGTTTCGGATTCGAACATTAGGCTTTCGTGGTGAGGCATTGGCATCGATTGCCTCGGTTTCAAAGTTGACATTGCGGACGTCTGATGGCAATGGTGGGGTACATCTTTATTTAGAGGGTGGCCATTTAAAAGAGCATAAACCTACAGCACTTCGACGAGGGACAGATATTACGGTGGCGCATTTATTTTACAATACGCCAGCGCGTTTAAAATATTTGAAAACGATTCAAACCGAACTAGGGCATACGATTGATTTTGTTAATCGTATTGCGCTTGGCTATCCTGAAGTGGCGATAAAACTTGTGCATAATGGACAAACACTGCTACAAACAAACGGTCGTGGACAAGTACAACAAGTGCTAGCAGCAATTTATGGCGTGCATAATGCTAAGAAAATGCTAGCCTTTGAAGGAAGTAATAATGACTATAAAATTCACGGTTTTGCAAGCTTACCGGAAGTAACACGTGCATCGAAAAACTATATTTCACTCTTTGTGAATGGGCGTTGGGTAAAGCACTTCGTCATTCAAAAAGCGATTACCGATGCGTATCATACGTATTTACCGATTGAGCGTTTTCCAATTGTGCTATTGTATGTGGAAGGTGATCCACAGTTAACTGATGTTAACGTGCACCCAGCGAAGCATCAAGTACGCTTAAGTAAAGAGCCGGAATTGTTAAAGCTCATTGAAGATACAATCCGTGCATCAATCCGAGATGTTATTCGAATTCCGTTGGCTGAGAAAAAAGAAAAGCCCGTACGAGTACCGAATGAGCAGTTGAATATTTGGAATCCACAAAAAGCATCAAAGCCAACCTTTGACGCATCGAAAATGAATTCAATAGTTGAGCGCTTATCTTCAGAGCCAATTGTAATTAAAGAGCCATATGCACCTGCGCCAACAAAACAGCCATCTGCAATCGAGCAAAGTATGCAAGAACCAATAACAAAATCCTTTATTGAAGAAACTGACCCGCCACTAAATGTTCAGCCCGATTTCGAGGAATCTTTGAAGGTGGAAGAATTGCCCGAAAAAGAGAAACTTCATTTCCCGCAAGTTGAGATCGTTGGACAAATTCACGGCACATACATCGTTGCACAAATGGAGGACGGCTTTTATTTAATCGACCAGCATGCTGCACAAGAACGGATTAAATACGAATTTTTCCGTGACAAAGTAGGTGAAGTGAATGTTAATGAACGTCAAGCACTTTTAATGCCGCTCACATTCCATTATTCAGCGGATGAAGCATTGCGATTAAAAGAATCGAAACACGAACTGGAAGAAGTCGGCGTGTTTCTTGAGGAATTTGGACATTCGTCATTTGTTGTACGTGAATATCCGACCTGGTTTCCAAAAGGTGAGGAACAAGAAATTATTGAGGAACTGATTGAACAAGTATTGAATGCAAGTAAAGCAGATATAAAGAAACTACGAGAAGACGCGGCCATTATGATGAGTTGTAAAAAATCAATTAAGGCAAATCACTATTTAGATAAGCAACAAATGCAGCGATTAATTGAAGACTTACGCAAAGCGGATAATCCATTTACTTGTCCACATGGGCGCCCGGTACTCATTCATTTTACATCATATGAGGTAGAAAAAATGTTCAAACGTGTGATGTAA